The Neobacillus sp. PS3-34 genome has a window encoding:
- a CDS encoding YpdA family putative bacillithiol disulfide reductase produces the protein MQKEDVIIVGGGPCGLAAAISLKEAGKNPLVIEKGNIVNAIYNYPTHQTFFSTSEKLEIGNVPFITEDYKPRRNQALSYYREVVKRKKLRINAYEKVESVKKEKQQFIVSTDKNTYVSSIVIIATGYYDNPNYMGVAGENLSKVFHYFKEAHPYFNKDVCVIGGKNSSVDAAIELVKAGARVTVLYRGSEYSPSIKPWILPEFEGLVRNGTILMEFESHVKEIMVDKLLYEKNGEIKEIKNDFVFAMTGYHPDHSFLKAVGISIDDATGRPNFNPDTMETNVEGIFIAGVIAAGNNANEIFIENGRFHGGQIAQALTDNDSQ, from the coding sequence TTGCAAAAGGAAGATGTCATCATTGTCGGCGGGGGACCGTGCGGACTTGCCGCTGCCATTTCTTTAAAGGAAGCAGGGAAAAATCCTCTTGTTATTGAGAAAGGGAATATAGTAAATGCCATTTATAACTATCCTACTCATCAGACATTTTTCAGTACGAGCGAAAAATTGGAGATAGGGAATGTCCCTTTCATCACAGAAGATTACAAACCAAGGCGTAACCAGGCTCTCTCCTATTATAGGGAAGTCGTAAAAAGAAAAAAATTGCGTATCAATGCCTATGAAAAAGTTGAATCGGTAAAAAAGGAAAAGCAACAGTTTATTGTTAGTACAGACAAAAATACGTACGTTTCCTCCATTGTTATAATCGCAACAGGTTATTATGATAATCCTAATTATATGGGTGTGGCTGGTGAAAACCTTTCGAAGGTTTTTCATTATTTTAAAGAAGCCCACCCTTATTTTAATAAGGATGTTTGTGTAATTGGAGGTAAAAATTCAAGTGTAGATGCTGCAATAGAACTAGTGAAGGCTGGTGCAAGGGTGACAGTTCTTTACCGGGGAAGTGAATATTCACCAAGTATTAAGCCTTGGATCCTGCCGGAATTTGAGGGGCTGGTAAGAAACGGGACGATTTTAATGGAATTTGAATCACATGTTAAAGAGATTATGGTTGATAAGTTGTTGTATGAGAAAAACGGAGAAATAAAAGAAATAAAGAATGACTTTGTTTTTGCTATGACAGGCTACCATCCTGATCACAGTTTCCTTAAAGCTGTTGGAATATCTATCGATGATGCTACTGGCAGGCCAAACTTTAATCCGGATACGATGGAAACAAATGTTGAAGGCATCTTTATAGCTGGTGTTATTGCAGCCGGAAATAATGCCAATGAAATTTTTATTGAAAATGGAAGATTTCATGGAGGGCAAATTGCCCAAGCACTAACGGATAACGATTCTCAATAA